Part of the Pseudobdellovibrionaceae bacterium genome is shown below.
CGCAACTAAACCAAAAAACATATTGGTTTCAGCATTAAACTCTGTTGCGTACCAAGTCCAATGGCCACAGGCGTGAAAGTATTTTGCGACAACGATGACTTCTTCGTCAGGTAATCCATCTTGACATCCAATTTTTCTAAATCTTTTTTTTATCGTTTTTGTTAACAGCTTCATTT
Proteins encoded:
- a CDS encoding DUF2958 domain-containing protein, which translates into the protein MKLLTKTIKKRFRKIGCQDGLPDEEVIVVAKYFHACGHWTWYATEFNAETNMFFGLVAGDFLEWGYFSLDEFEELRRKGIFIERDLYFQEATIEELKTEINESYSFGTLK